The proteins below are encoded in one region of Methanobacteriaceae archaeon:
- a CDS encoding nicotinamide-nucleotide adenylyltransferase: MRGLLVGRMQPMHKGHLQVIKRILDEVEEVIICIGSAQLSHSLKDPFTAGERVMMLSKALAENGIPASSYYIIPVQDIECNSLWVAHMEMLTPPFVHVYAGNPLVQRLFIEKGYEVTEPPLFNRKIYSGTEVRRRMLNGEDWQELLPEAVVEVINEIDGISRLKHLARKEVSEE; this comes from the coding sequence ATGAGAGGGCTTTTAGTTGGAAGAATGCAGCCAATGCATAAGGGTCACCTTCAAGTGATTAAGAGAATTCTGGATGAAGTTGAAGAAGTCATAATATGTATTGGTAGTGCTCAGTTAAGTCATAGTCTGAAAGATCCTTTTACTGCTGGAGAAAGAGTGATGATGCTAAGCAAAGCCCTGGCTGAGAATGGCATCCCGGCATCATCTTACTACATAATCCCAGTACAGGATATCGAATGCAATTCCCTTTGGGTTGCACATATGGAGATGTTAACTCCGCCATTTGTACATGTATATGCTGGAAACCCACTGGTGCAGCGACTCTTTATAGAAAAGGGTTACGAAGTAACAGAACCACCCTTATTCAATCGAAAAATATATTCCGGTACCGAAGTGCGTCGCAGAATGCTTAATGGCGAGGATTGGCAAGAATTACTCCCAGAAGCGGTTGTGGAAGTTATAAATGAGATTGATGGAATTTCACGCCTTAAACACCTGGCAAGAAAGGAGGTAAGTGAAGAATGA
- a CDS encoding flavin reductase family protein, whose amino-acid sequence MKFTDLDLGSFYRVVAPRPTIIVTTINQKGEVNAAPFSFTMPVSVNPPLIAVASVPQHHTYQNIAETREMVINIPHEDILKELWVTGEKFPQGVNEIEKAGLTQMPSVEVKAPWIKECIAHLECRVVKILECGDHNLVIGEVVKIGVRDDALKEGLLDAESMRPILHLGGKEFVVGDHRRNVDE is encoded by the coding sequence ATGAAATTCACAGATCTTGACTTAGGAAGTTTTTACCGAGTGGTTGCCCCTCGGCCCACCATTATAGTTACCACCATCAATCAGAAAGGGGAAGTAAATGCTGCTCCATTCTCATTTACCATGCCAGTCTCTGTTAACCCTCCCTTAATTGCCGTGGCATCTGTCCCCCAGCACCACACTTACCAGAACATTGCAGAAACTAGGGAAATGGTAATAAACATACCCCATGAAGATATTCTCAAGGAACTGTGGGTGACTGGTGAAAAATTCCCTCAGGGAGTTAATGAGATTGAAAAGGCAGGATTAACCCAGATGCCATCTGTTGAAGTTAAAGCACCATGGATCAAAGAATGCATTGCTCATTTAGAATGCAGGGTTGTGAAAATTCTAGAATGTGGTGACCACAACTTAGTGATAGGTGAAGTGGTAAAAATAGGTGTCCGAGATGATGCTCTCAAAGAAGGACTTCTGGATGCAGAATCAATGCGACCTATCCTGCACCTAGGTGGTAAGGAATTTGTGGTGGGAGATCATCGCAGAAATGTTGATGAATAA
- a CDS encoding ABC transporter ATP-binding protein, with product MIKVENLSKTYHIEEGLDIKALDNVNLEVEKGEILGIIGTSGSGKSTLLRVLRGVEPFEEGKITIDEVSVTPDSTPYYSRKLRKATAIHLQRSFGLWSETTLNNVIRKLYGSKYGDEALTDFDFAYDEFEEEAMDILRIVGLDHKADHFAPVLSGGEKQRLIMARQLAKKPKVLLLDEPATMSCPKTKQEILDSIKKINQDLGVTVVLVSHLPEVHHYLSHRMLLMEEGKVVDEGDPDAIIKKFLRKLEPELPGRDPENIGQTIIKVRDLERRFYLLKAGNVLELKDVGFDVNEGEIVSLIGPSGAGKTVLLRMIGGLDQPDGGNVSFKLDGEWVDMHQPGISRMKIRRQMGFMHQEFSLVHHARIRDQIAGRLGVKGIMVVDEAKKKAEELGISDLTLDVLYQLTDLPENEAKERLEKIGLSANILETLFPSFPDNEIIKYAEPIFKALDLPLDVLNRRSYELSGGQKVRATLALVLTSQPKVLILDEPFGDLDPITLRMVSNSLKRINQEFNTTIIMVSHHIDFIEELATRAIRMDDGELIGDGNPKNECQDFINSCGADYLKNIEDWKKKMHSA from the coding sequence ATGATAAAGGTTGAAAATCTATCAAAAACCTATCATATAGAAGAAGGGTTGGATATTAAGGCACTGGACAATGTTAACCTTGAAGTAGAGAAAGGAGAGATATTGGGAATAATTGGAACCAGTGGTTCAGGAAAAAGCACTCTTCTCCGCGTTCTGAGGGGTGTAGAACCCTTTGAAGAGGGAAAAATTACCATTGATGAGGTTTCGGTTACACCAGATTCAACACCTTACTACTCCCGTAAACTACGTAAGGCAACTGCCATTCACCTGCAGCGTTCATTTGGACTTTGGTCAGAAACAACCCTGAATAACGTCATCCGAAAACTTTACGGTTCAAAATATGGTGATGAAGCACTAACTGATTTTGATTTTGCATATGACGAGTTTGAAGAAGAAGCCATGGATATACTGCGCATTGTAGGGCTGGACCACAAAGCAGATCACTTTGCACCTGTTTTAAGTGGTGGTGAAAAACAGAGACTGATAATGGCAAGACAACTGGCAAAAAAGCCTAAAGTATTACTTTTAGATGAACCAGCAACAATGTCATGCCCTAAAACTAAACAAGAAATATTAGATTCTATTAAAAAAATTAACCAAGATTTAGGAGTAACTGTTGTACTGGTATCACACTTGCCTGAGGTCCATCATTATCTTTCTCATCGAATGCTGCTTATGGAGGAAGGAAAAGTAGTAGATGAAGGAGATCCTGATGCAATAATCAAAAAATTCCTCAGAAAATTGGAACCAGAACTGCCAGGAAGAGACCCGGAAAATATCGGTCAAACAATTATTAAGGTTCGTGATCTTGAAAGAAGGTTCTATCTCCTCAAAGCAGGAAATGTCTTGGAGCTGAAAGATGTTGGCTTTGATGTTAATGAAGGAGAGATTGTTTCCCTAATTGGACCCAGTGGTGCAGGTAAAACTGTTCTTTTACGGATGATAGGTGGTCTGGATCAGCCTGATGGCGGTAATGTATCCTTTAAACTTGACGGAGAATGGGTGGACATGCACCAGCCTGGAATAAGTAGAATGAAAATCCGAAGACAAATGGGATTCATGCACCAGGAATTTTCACTGGTACACCATGCCCGTATTAGAGACCAGATAGCTGGCAGATTAGGTGTTAAAGGCATTATGGTTGTTGACGAGGCAAAAAAGAAAGCTGAAGAACTTGGTATAAGCGACTTAACCCTGGATGTCCTCTATCAGTTAACTGATCTTCCTGAAAATGAAGCAAAAGAACGCTTGGAAAAAATAGGGCTTTCTGCAAATATTTTAGAAACCCTGTTCCCCAGTTTCCCTGATAATGAAATCATAAAATATGCTGAACCCATATTCAAAGCCCTGGACTTACCCTTAGATGTGCTTAACCGCCGTTCTTATGAGTTGTCCGGGGGGCAGAAAGTGAGAGCAACCCTGGCACTGGTACTCACCTCCCAACCAAAAGTCCTTATTTTAGATGAACCCTTTGGAGATCTAGACCCTATAACCTTGAGAATGGTTTCAAACTCTCTCAAACGCATTAACCAGGAATTTAACACCACCATAATTATGGTCAGCCATCACATTGATTTCATTGAAGAACTGGCAACACGAGCCATTCGCATGGATGATGGAGAACTCATTGGAGATGGAAATCCTAAAAATGAGTGTCAAGACTTCATTAATAGCTGCGGTGCAGATTATCTTAAGAATATAGAAGACTGGAAGAAAAAAATGCATAGTGCCTGA
- a CDS encoding molybdenum cofactor biosynthesis protein MoaE: MILARIINGGRESDDEKIIKMSDLTKKIKEDPSINECGAIFTFEGFVRGKDRAKTTEKIILTTMNKDETEKELEAMVKEVKDKHGVRSIAVVHYLGQFEPGDPLFLAAVAGPHRHETRAALEEIIERVKYELDFKKKEFGSTGTQVILSGG, encoded by the coding sequence ATGATACTTGCAAGGATTATAAATGGTGGAAGAGAATCTGATGATGAAAAAATCATCAAAATGTCCGATTTAACCAAAAAAATCAAAGAAGATCCTTCAATTAATGAGTGCGGGGCTATATTTACCTTTGAGGGTTTTGTAAGAGGTAAAGATCGTGCCAAAACCACTGAAAAAATAATTTTAACCACCATGAATAAGGATGAAACTGAAAAAGAACTTGAAGCCATGGTGAAAGAGGTTAAGGACAAACATGGGGTGAGATCCATAGCCGTAGTCCATTATCTGGGTCAATTTGAACCTGGTGATCCTCTATTCCTAGCGGCAGTGGCAGGACCGCACCGGCATGAAACCAGAGCAGCACTGGAAGAAATTATTGAAAGAGTTAAATACGAGTTAGACTTTAAAAAGAAAGAATTCGGCAGCACAGGAACTCAGGTAATCTTATCTGGAGGTTAA
- the cbiT gene encoding precorrin-6Y C5,15-methyltransferase (decarboxylating) subunit CbiT, with protein sequence MIKDEDFIQSEKVPGPTKEEVRCLVMCKARISSNDVVLEVGCGTGGLTVQSAMRAKEVISIDKNPEAISLTQRNIIKHGLLEKVKLIEGDALSVMKEITSFDVVLVGGSSGDLPLIINEGFQKLNPKGRIVVTSILLETRVEAVRTFKKLSVIPDVVEITFAKGKVTNRGTMMMGRNPITIVSATKK encoded by the coding sequence ATGATTAAAGACGAAGATTTTATCCAGTCAGAAAAAGTGCCAGGCCCTACTAAGGAAGAAGTGCGATGTTTAGTCATGTGTAAAGCACGAATCTCCAGTAATGATGTAGTGCTGGAGGTAGGTTGTGGGACCGGAGGATTAACTGTTCAATCTGCAATGAGGGCTAAGGAAGTTATATCCATAGATAAGAACCCTGAAGCCATATCCCTTACTCAGAGAAATATTATAAAACATGGACTTCTGGAAAAGGTTAAACTCATTGAGGGAGATGCTCTCAGTGTAATGAAAGAAATAACCTCATTTGATGTAGTTTTAGTTGGAGGTAGCAGTGGTGATCTTCCTCTAATAATCAATGAGGGATTCCAAAAACTAAATCCAAAGGGCAGGATTGTGGTTACTTCCATACTCCTCGAAACCCGTGTAGAAGCAGTGAGAACATTCAAAAAACTATCTGTAATACCTGATGTCGTTGAAATTACTTTTGCCAAAGGTAAGGTAACAAACAGGGGTACCATGATGATGGGAAGAAATCCGATTACTATTGTATCTGCCACAAAAAAATAA
- a CDS encoding pseudomurein-binding protein has translation MERLTLEQYRIMVDKVLEYKRVNGYLPEYAVVDGCRIEKREYIDMIERVNKFFLEMGRNPGCVEIGPIDDLPVVEKVLI, from the coding sequence ATGGAGAGATTGACTCTCGAGCAATATAGGATAATGGTGGATAAGGTTTTAGAATACAAAAGGGTGAATGGATACCTGCCAGAATATGCAGTTGTTGATGGCTGCCGTATAGAAAAAAGAGAATATATCGACATGATTGAAAGGGTGAATAAATTCTTCCTGGAGATGGGAAGAAACCCGGGTTGCGTGGAAATCGGACCTATTGATGATCTCCCTGTTGTGGAAAAAGTATTGATTTAA
- a CDS encoding rubredoxin: protein MKKWKCRLCGYIYDPETGDLKRKIEPGVPFEDLPERWVCPSCGAKKKVFAEVK from the coding sequence TTGAAAAAATGGAAATGCAGGTTATGTGGATACATATATGACCCTGAAACCGGTGATTTAAAGCGTAAAATCGAACCAGGAGTTCCATTCGAGGACTTGCCCGAAAGATGGGTTTGTCCATCATGCGGGGCTAAGAAAAAGGTATTTGCTGAGGTTAAATAA
- a CDS encoding rubredoxin, with translation MQKYLCKPCGYVYDPEEGDDMSGIEPGTAFEDLPDDWVCPMCGAGKDMFEPVD, from the coding sequence ATGCAAAAATACCTGTGTAAGCCTTGTGGATATGTATACGATCCTGAAGAAGGAGATGATATGTCAGGGATTGAACCTGGAACCGCTTTTGAAGACTTGCCAGATGACTGGGTATGTCCAATGTGCGGTGCAGGTAAAGATATGTTCGAACCTGTAGACTAA
- a CDS encoding UbiX family flavin prenyltransferase, giving the protein MIVIAITGASGVVYGVRLLEVLNEMGKETALVVTDPAWIILKHEMGIEKDYLKKLCHHYYAPDDLTSAINSGSCRFKSMVIVPCTMKTVSAISSGFASNAVTRAADVALKERRKLIIVPRETPLRSVHLENMLKISKEGGIILPAMPAFYHQPQEINGLVDFLVGKILDNLHIDHELYQRWQGEVP; this is encoded by the coding sequence ATGATAGTTATAGCCATTACTGGAGCAAGTGGTGTTGTCTACGGGGTTAGACTTCTGGAAGTGTTAAATGAAATGGGTAAAGAAACTGCACTGGTGGTTACTGACCCTGCTTGGATTATACTAAAGCATGAGATGGGAATTGAAAAAGATTATCTTAAGAAACTTTGCCATCATTACTATGCCCCTGATGACCTGACCAGTGCTATTAATAGTGGCTCATGTAGATTCAAGTCCATGGTTATTGTACCCTGCACCATGAAAACTGTCTCAGCTATTTCTTCAGGATTTGCTAGCAATGCTGTTACCCGAGCAGCTGACGTGGCATTAAAGGAGAGGAGAAAGCTCATAATAGTACCTAGAGAAACACCTTTACGTTCAGTTCATCTGGAGAACATGCTAAAAATTAGTAAGGAAGGAGGTATAATCCTACCAGCAATGCCTGCATTTTACCACCAACCCCAGGAAATTAATGGCCTGGTTGATTTTCTCGTGGGAAAAATACTGGATAACCTTCATATAGACCATGAACTTTACCAGCGCTGGCAGGGAGAAGTTCCATGA
- a CDS encoding rubredoxin produces the protein MRRYKCKVCNYIYDPEVGEPRTNTPPGTAFEDLPDDWNCPKCGAGKFRFIPL, from the coding sequence ATGCGAAGATACAAATGTAAGGTTTGCAATTATATTTACGACCCTGAAGTTGGAGAACCTCGAACCAACACCCCTCCTGGAACTGCCTTCGAAGATCTGCCTGATGATTGGAACTGCCCTAAATGTGGGGCTGGAAAATTTCGGTTCATCCCTCTATAA
- a CDS encoding universal stress protein: MFNNIMVPTDGSVHAKKAEDMALSLAKELGSEVVAVHIIDEKLIYPYEVLEDEGKAILHNVHEKGEKMGVKVHEILIVGSPTHDMAKITQKAGADLVVISSHGKSGLEKLLLGSVAQNALKKVDVPVLLVK; encoded by the coding sequence ATGTTCAATAATATAATGGTTCCCACTGATGGATCAGTCCATGCTAAAAAAGCCGAAGACATGGCACTTTCCCTGGCTAAAGAACTGGGCTCTGAAGTTGTTGCTGTGCATATCATTGATGAAAAACTTATATATCCTTATGAAGTACTGGAAGATGAAGGCAAAGCCATCCTCCATAATGTGCATGAGAAAGGAGAAAAAATGGGTGTTAAAGTCCATGAAATACTGATTGTGGGAAGCCCTACTCATGATATGGCCAAGATAACCCAGAAGGCCGGGGCAGATCTGGTGGTTATTAGTTCTCATGGTAAATCTGGTTTGGAAAAGTTATTGTTGGGTAGTGTTGCTCAAAATGCCCTTAAAAAGGTTGATGTGCCAGTATTATTAGTTAAATAA
- a CDS encoding HD domain-containing protein translates to MRGFELKFIRDSVHGNLRLEEFEVRLTDTPEIQRLRRIKQLGFTYLVYPGANHSRFEHSIGTMYLASRLAEHLQIDKETRELVRSCAILHDAGHGPFSHVSEGVLESSHEELTSKLIKESQLGDILSEKFSIKEILSLINGDGPLGQIISGELDVDRMDYLLRDSYYTGVAYGVIDVERLIHNMELDDGLVLRSKGVQAAESMLLARYFMYPSVYQHHTTRIANAMFRRCLKKILEKEIVNAREIYRYDDIDIISAARSQKGYIQDIIQRLDTRQLYKRVYSVKLDEVPNPEAVFQMDAAMVNKIEEEIALEIGTNNDCVLVDIPEYPSFHELSTPISLNGVIVKLGEVSNLVRSLKDSRFNHADLSIYLPEDCAEKAERINFRDYINVLDK, encoded by the coding sequence ATGAGGGGGTTTGAATTGAAGTTTATAAGGGACAGTGTTCATGGTAACCTTCGTTTAGAAGAATTTGAAGTACGTCTCACTGATACTCCTGAGATTCAGAGATTAAGAAGGATTAAACAGCTGGGATTCACCTATTTAGTTTATCCCGGTGCTAATCACAGCCGTTTTGAGCACTCCATTGGAACCATGTACCTAGCTTCCCGCCTGGCAGAGCATCTGCAAATTGATAAGGAAACCAGGGAACTGGTAAGAAGTTGTGCTATTTTGCATGACGCAGGCCATGGACCCTTTTCTCATGTATCAGAGGGAGTATTAGAGTCATCACATGAAGAACTAACTTCCAAACTAATAAAAGAATCACAGTTAGGCGACATATTATCTGAAAAATTTTCCATTAAAGAAATTTTGAGTTTGATAAATGGTGATGGACCTTTAGGACAAATAATCTCCGGAGAACTTGATGTAGACCGAATGGACTACCTCCTGAGGGATTCGTATTACACAGGTGTTGCTTATGGTGTAATTGATGTGGAACGCCTAATTCACAACATGGAACTTGATGACGGTCTTGTACTCAGGAGTAAAGGAGTTCAAGCAGCAGAATCCATGCTACTAGCCCGTTATTTCATGTATCCAAGTGTCTATCAACATCACACCACCCGGATTGCCAATGCCATGTTCAGACGCTGTTTGAAGAAAATATTAGAAAAAGAGATTGTTAATGCCCGTGAGATATATAGATATGATGATATTGACATAATCTCAGCTGCCAGGTCTCAAAAAGGATATATTCAGGATATTATCCAAAGATTAGACACCAGACAATTATACAAACGAGTATATTCCGTGAAACTAGATGAAGTTCCTAATCCGGAAGCAGTTTTTCAGATGGATGCGGCTATGGTTAATAAAATAGAAGAAGAGATCGCTTTAGAAATTGGAACCAATAATGACTGTGTGCTGGTTGATATTCCAGAATATCCATCTTTCCACGAATTAAGTACTCCCATATCTCTCAATGGAGTCATTGTCAAATTAGGTGAAGTTTCTAACCTGGTGCGCTCCCTGAAAGATTCTCGTTTCAACCATGCAGATCTCTCTATCTACTTACCAGAAGATTGTGCAGAAAAAGCAGAAAGAATAAATTTCAGGGATTATATCAATGTTCTGGATAAATAA